From the Montipora capricornis isolate CH-2021 chromosome 2, ASM3666992v2, whole genome shotgun sequence genome, one window contains:
- the LOC138037585 gene encoding uncharacterized protein, with protein MKQLISDGTKFKLLSHNPTKSRENSLISYLRNLKRDCIIDEATFRKILPCGSTAGVLYGLPKVHKTGCPFRPIVSSVNTYNYNLASFLVDVLHPISTNQFTIKDSFSFVDWAKTHQHNNEIMCSFDVCSLFTNVPLDETIEICLSKLYSLPDPPALPRHVLKTLLEFATKKSHFVFDGHYYDQIDGVAMGSPLGPVLANIFMCDFEQKWLANVDSRPSIWFRYVDDTFSLFDSEATEACFVHFLNTRHPII; from the coding sequence ATGAAACAGTTGATTTCCGATGGAACGAAATTTAAGTTGTTGTCGCACAACCCAACCAAGTCTAGGGAGAACAGTCTTATTTCCTATCTTCGTAACCTCAAGCGAGATTGTATAATTGATGAAGCTACATTTAGAAAAATCCTTCCTTGTGGATCTACTGCTGGTGTTCTTTATGGTCTTCCTAAAGTccacaaaactggttgcccCTTTCGCCCGATTGTCTCCTCAGTTAACACATACAACTACAATCTTGCCTCTTTTCTTGTTGATGTCCTTCACCCGATCTCCACCAACCAATTCACTATCAAGGACTCCTTCTCTTTTGTGGATTGGGCGAAGACTCATCAacacaacaatgaaataatgTGCTCTTTTGACGTGTGTTCCTTATTCACGAACGTTCCACTCGACGAGACAATAGAAATTTGTCTTTCCAAGTTATACTCTCTTCCTGACCCTCCTGCCTTACCGCGACATGTCCTCAAAACCTTGCTCGAGTTTGCAACGAAGAAAAGCCACTTTGTATTTGATGGTCATTATTACGACCAAATCGATGGCGTTGCAATGGGGTCTCCGCTAGGCCCAGTATTagctaacattttcatgtgtgactTTGAACAGAAATGGTTGGCTAATGTAGATTCTCGTCCCTCCATTTGGTttagatatgtggatgacacatttTCTTTGTTCGACAGTGAAGCCACTGAGGCCTGTTTTGTGCATTTTCTTAACACCAGACATCCTATCATCTAA
- the LOC138029725 gene encoding AFG2-interacting ribosome maturation factor-like, producing MEKQESICLEKIAKSYNEVDRQLNLWKETNLRSTELIHTLRSPLDQLHSCAKVNFKGSPLGDFVDLKQKLEYKLLKQTESILAKLHVDLETFQRIAKKMSILWSSCLDVYTSLSSSLPISVVCEGTATQPSISDLLEWLNDLERIHWELYEEKADIFSRLTYTASMVNIDNAIKDWGSMKDRRAHEIRDIMEQVAVFLESRKQRHTTSLYSSE from the exons ATGGAAAAGCAGGAATCCATTTGCCTCGAAAAGATTGCCAAATCTTATAACGAAGTCGATCGACAGCTCAATTTGTGGAAGGAAACGAATCTCCGCTCAACTGAACTGATTCACACGTTGAGAAGTCCTTTGGATCAACTGCACTCCTGCGCAAAAGTAAACTTCAAGGGATCTCCGCTTGGTGATTTTGTGGATTTGAAACAGAAACTGGAATACAAACTGCTAAAACAAACTGAGAGTATTTTGGCAAAACTGCACGTCGATCT GGAAACTTTTCAAAGAATAGCAAAGAAGATGTCAATACTTTGGTCTAGTTGCCTAGATGTGTACACTTCACTTTCAA GCTCCCTTCCAATCTCTGTGGTGTGTGAGGGAACCGCAACCCAGCCTTCAATATCAGACCTTTTGGAATGGCTTAATGATTTGGAGAGAATTCATTGGGAATT ATATGAAGAGAAAGCAGATATATTTAGCAGGTTAACATACACAGCTTCAATGGTGAATATTGATAATGCCATTAAGGACTGGGGGTCTATGAAGGATAGGCGTGCACATGAAATCAGAG ACATCATGGAACAAGTAGCAGTGTTCCTGGAAAGCAGAAAGCAGAGACACACTACTTCACTTTACAGCTCAGAGTAA
- the LOC138029696 gene encoding short transient receptor potential channel 4-like: MEATDIFLQELTVDGADKQPENTKLQRKLFKATRRGDLEKIKTLIQLKCEINCVSNSGKALLQVAAELGDACKRNEVITALLNGGADLEFGILHAIRDTNVKVVQTLLLFYSSTPPTSPRPRTSLTCQGHITPLILAAWLDNFQIVKLLLDRGFTISDPEWPAGDSSRKDGEKLGPAVYRLNRYRALASPVYIALTFLQNVQGGPDPVYRACVLNKELRDTADQEYEFRKEYLELSDGCKEFAVALLHECRSMKEIRCVMEMTNKRTDMLLNMQGKCLNILEIAIATRNEKFVCHPYSQLALNSEVYKSVPYLEKSSLKQAGLLLLASVMFPLLFMVWLVSDLYCPNHKLSRMFHSPCVKFLITCGSYQTFLFFLAFTAFHSSQSSEFLEYSIVDWLVLFFVIGLLVEVIKDVYQQGKDRFCSDHWNYLAVALVTSFAIHYSVWWAGRALLAEKVDTMEWETHTRDGYGVILASYCFFAVGILLSFTRNLSFIQANSITGPLLHAFTQMLVDVARFFLYFVFVFLAFAVSFTKLYLQYDKARRHFHVNIASPNQTTDPLHLERFGNSMKTIFWSLFGEVDDSGFQIEDDGYGAIWKTGMVFFGAFNIVAILVALNMLIAILNESYTRISEDLDTEWKFTRTKLWLSWIYKKGVLPPPLNILYVFLPVRWVVVSVFTKFHTQEAAEFFSHTSLNRKPKPVRRSRIDEKERREVIRNLILRYLAKKSCHSETETESSDSEEENEAAMSLTNNNPINGT, translated from the exons ATGGAAGCTACGGACATTTTCCTCCAAGAATTGACTGTCGACGGAGCGGATAAACAACCCGAAAACACCAAATTACAACGAAAACTTTTCAAGGCTACAAGAAGAGGGGATTTGGAGAAAATTAAGACCCTTATCCAACTTAAATGCGAAATCAACTGCGTAAGCAACTCTGGTAAAGCACTTCTACAGGTGGCTGCGGAACTAGGTGATGCCTGCAAGCGAAATGAAGTGATTACAGCCCTGCTAAATGGCGGAGCCGACTTAGAGTTTGGCATATTACACGCTATACGAGACACTAACGTAAAAGTAGTGCAAACGCTCTTGTTATTTTACAGCTCTACGCCACCGACATCCCCACGCCCCAGAACTTCACTAACGTGCCAAGGACACATCACACCGCTGATTCTGGCCGCATGGTTAGATAATTTCCAAATTGTCAAACTTCTGCTGGATCGTGGATTCACCATAAGCGATCCTGAGTGGCCTGCTGGGGATTCCAGCAGAAAGGATGGTGAGAAGCTCGGACCCGCCGTGTACCGATTAAACAGATACCGCGCACTCGCCAGTCCAGTGTATATTGCGCTGACATTTCTTCAAAACGTGCAAGGCGGTCCAGACCCCGTGTACAGAGCATGCGTGCTTAACAAGGAACTTCGAGACACGGCTGATCAAGAGTACGAGTTTAGAAAAGAGTATTTAGAGCTTAGTGATGGTTGTAAGGAGTTTGCTGTGGCGCTGCTCCACGAATGCAGGTCAATGAAGGAGATAAGGTGCGTGATGGAGATGACTAACAAACGCACAGATATGCTGCTCAACATGCAAGGAAAATGTTTGAACATTTTGGAGATCGCCATCGCAACTAGGAATGAAAAG TTCGTCTGTCATCCTTACAGTCAATTAGCTTTAAACTCAGAAGTCTACAAAAGCGTTCCTTATCTGGAGAAAAGTTCTTTGAAACAGGCTGGGTTGCTACTTTTGGCGTCTGTCATGTTCCCTTTGTTGTTCATGGTTTGGCTAGTATCGGACCTCTATTGTCCAAATCATAAGCTATCCAGAATGTTCCACTCACCTTGTGTTAAATTCCTCATTACCTGTGGTTCCTATCAGACGTTCCTTTTCTTTCTCGCTTTCACGGCGTTCCATTCATCCCAGAGCTCGGAATTTCTGGAGTACAGCATCGTTG ATTGGTTGGTTCTGTTTTTCGTTATTGGCTTGTTAGTAGAAGTCATCAAAGATGTTTACCAACAAGGAAAAGATCGCTTTTGTTCGGACCACTGGAACTACTTGGCGGTAGCTTTGGTAACGTCGTTTGCCATTCACTACTCCGTCTGGTGGGCTGGCCGCGCACTGCTAGCAGAGAAAGTAGACACCATGGAATGGGAAACGCACACTAGGGATGGCTACGGAGTTATACTGGCTTCCTATTGCTTTTTTGCGGTGGGAATCCTGTTATCGTTTACGCGCAATTTGTCCTTCATTCAAGCCAACTCTATCACTGGCCCACTGCTTCATGCATTCACTCAAATGCTGGTAGATGTTGCACGGTTCTTCCTGTATTTCGTTTTTGTGTTTCTGGCGTTTGCCGTGAGCTTTACCAAACTGTACTTGCAATATGACAAAGCAAGACGACACTTCCATGTCAACATAGCCAGCCCGAATCAAACCACTGATCCTTTGCATCTAGAAAG ATTTGGAAACAGCATGAAAACGATCTTTTGGTCCCTGTTTGGTGAAGTAGACGACAGCGGTTTCCAAATTGAAGATGATGGCTATGGTGCAATATGGAAAACAGGAATGGTTTTCTTTGGTGCTTTTAACATTGTTGCAATTCTTGTTGCCCTTAACATGCTGATTGCAATACTCAATGAATCCTACACTCGCATATCG GAAGATTTGGACACCGAGTGGAAATTCACGAGGACAAAGCTGTGGTTAAGTTGGATCTACAAAAAGGGCGTTCTCCCTCCTCCACTGAATATTCTATACGTTTTCTTACCTGTCCGTTGGGTCGTTGTGAGTGTATTCACCAAATTCCACACACAAGAAGCGGCCGAG TTTTTCTCCCACACTTCACTAAATCGGAAGCCAAAACCCGTCAGGAGATCAAGGATAGACGAGAAGGAG AGACGAGAGGTGATTCGCAATCTTATACTGAGGTACCTGGCCAAGAAGTCGTGCCACTCAGAGACTGAAACCGAGTCAAGTGACTCGGAGGAAGAAAACGAGGCTGCGATGTCTCTGACAAACAACAACCCCATCAATGGAACTTAG